In Trifolium pratense cultivar HEN17-A07 linkage group LG7, ARS_RC_1.1, whole genome shotgun sequence, a genomic segment contains:
- the LOC123897703 gene encoding UDP-glucuronic acid decarboxylase 6 → MAANSSNGDQQTTTKQPPQPSPLRFSKFFQSNMRILVTGGAGFIGSHLVDRLMENEKNEVIVADNYFTGSKDNLKKWIGHPRFELIRHDVTEQLLVEVDRIYHLACPASPIFYKYNPVKTIKTNVIGTLNMLGLAKRVGARILLTSTSEVYGDPLVHPQPESYWGNVNPIGVRSCYDEGKRVAETLMFDYHRQHGIEIRIARIFNTYGPRMNIDDGRVVSNFIAQAIRGEPLTVQLPGTQTRSFCYVSDMVDGLIRLMEGEHTGPINIGNPGEFTMTELAENVKELINPDVEIKMVENTPDDPRQRKPIITKATELLGWEPKVKLRDGLPLMEEDFRLRLGVPKKN, encoded by the exons ATGGCGGCAAATTCTTCTAATGGAGATCAACAAACAACCACAAAGCAACCTCCCCAGCCATCTCCGTTGCGGTTTTCCAAATTCTTTCAG TCCAATATGAGAATTTTGGTCACCGGAGGAGCTGGTTTTATTGGTTCTCACCTAGTTGACAGATTgatggaaaatgaaaaaaacgAG GTAATTGTAGCTGATAACTACTTCACTGGATCTAAAGACAACCTTAAAAAATGGATTGGTCATCCAAGATTTGAGCTAATTCGTCATG ATGTGACAGAGCAACTGTTGGTTGAGGTTGATCGGATCTACCATCTTGCATGCCCTGCTTCTCCGATTTTCTACAAATACAACCCTGTGAAG ACAATAAAGACAAATGTAATTGGAACACTGAACATGCTTGGACTTGCAAAGAGAGTTGGAGCAAG GATTTTGCTTACTTCTACTTCAGAAGTATATGGAGACCCTCTTGTGCATCCACAACCAGAAAGCTATTGGGGAAATGTTAACCCTATTG GTGTTCGGAGTTGCTATGATGAGGGCAAGCGTGTGGCAGAAACTTTGATGTTTGATTATCATAGGCAGCATGGAATAG AAATACGCATTGCCAGAATCTTCAACACATATGGACCACGCATGAATATTGATGATGGGCGTGTTGTCAGTAACTTCATCGCTCAAGCAATTCG TGGTGAACCCCTAACAGTCCAACTTCCAGGAACACAAACTCGCAGTTTCTGCTATGTCTCCGACATG GTTGATGGCCTTATTCGTCTCATGGAAGGAGAACACACTGGTCCGATCAACATTGGAAACCCAG GTGAATTTACTATGACTGAACTTGCTGAGAATGTGAAAGAG CTTATTAATCCAGATGTGGAGATAAAAATGGTGGAGAACACTCCGGACGATCCTCGGCAAAGAAAACCAATCATAACAAAAGCAACTGAATTGCTTGGATGGGAACCAAAGGTCAAGTTGCGTGATGGTCTTCCGCTTATGGAAGAGGATTTCCGTCTGAGGCTCGGAGTTCCCAAGAAGAACTAA
- the LOC123895421 gene encoding uncharacterized protein LOC123895421: METLPLNLILSFFNIPPLWKECLSSAFRTALACTIVAIVTLYGPISITSLITFPAFSYVVVILIIINDATLGDALRGCWLGLYATIQSLGPAILSLWAIGPNRLSKGTASIAVALAAFVVVLPSAQSTHLIAKRISLGQIVLVYVVAYANGVHIDTFMHPIQLAASTALGVFACVVALLLPYPRFACYQVNKNYKLLTNNILKRLKLLVSVISEEESISAQGLISRAKSLATKRTKIFSTIMRYLDGMKWERLPIKLFKPHYNNLGEKLQEIDTNLIGMELALSCTKSFPINNLDQDLKHGLSTLEEHVNLTIKNAKHTFLGGGGSLTVPESNPKNITHFLQSLQTIPTTHKELPIFFFLFCAKLLHMKSSTEGPTNAEAQPTKKKENSPEGKDQWANWAIKLKSTNLLPAVKYSFALGLSVFMGLLYSKESGFWAGLPVAVSYISGREPAFRAANVKAQGTVIGTVYGVLGCFVFNRLVSIRFLSLLPWFIFTSFLQRSQMYGPAGGISAVIGAVLILGRKNIGPPSEFAIERIIETFIGLSCSIFVDLLFWPKRASTCAKFELSQCLSNLFDSIETLSLVGKTDSQLEENQRKLKVQVNEMKKYVIEAEAEPNFWFVPFHSGCYNRLLGSLSKLVDVLHFGACALKTLQQEFQRSDNFVNEEVNMLQSELANVREIICSSIKGLEEISKMKSFKFVEKETEKKKNMSCDVEMGKSREDGTWLSGLGEDGIREIIENFLHRSRDVVEKLYSDEGEKELKSEVVLSLSVVGFCLSVCMHGTIEIEEAMRELVQWENPSSNV; the protein is encoded by the exons ATGGAGACCTTACCACTAAACCTTATTTTGAGTTTCTTCAACATTCCACCATTGTGGAAAGAGTGTCTCTCTTCAGCATTTAGAACAGCCTTAGCTTGCACCATAGTAGCAATTGTAACACTTTATGGGCCAATTTCAATTACAAGCCTCATAACATTTCCGGCATTTTCATACGTGGTTGTGATTCTCATTATCATAAATGACGCGACTTTAGGTGACGCGCTACGCGGTTGTTGGCTCGGGCTTTATGCTACGATTCAAAGTTTAGGCCCAGCAATTTTGAGCTTATGGGCTATAGGTCCAAATCGATTGTCTAAAGGAACGGCTTCTATTGCCGTAGCTTTGGCTGCATTTGTCGTGGTTTTGCCTTCGGCTCAATCGACACATTTGATTGCTAAGAGAATTTCATTGGGTCAAATTGTGTTGGTTTATGTGGTGGCTTATGCTAATGGCGTTCATATTGATACTTTTATGCATCCTATTCAATTGGCTGCTAGTACTGCTTTAGGTGTATTTGCTTGTGTTGTTGCATTGCTTCTTCCTTACCCACGATTTGCTTGCTACCag GTGAACAAAAACTACAAGCTGTtaacaaataatattttgaagAGATTAAAGCTTCTAGTAAGTGTAATTAGTGAGGAGGAAAGTATTTCTGCACAAGGATTAATCTCTCGTGCTAAGTCTTTGGCAACCAAGCGAACCAAGATCTTTTCAACCATCATGCGCTACCTA GATGGCATGAAGTGGGAGAGACTTCCAATTAAACTTTTCAAACCACATTACAATAACTTGGGGGAGAAACTTCAAGAGATAGATACCAATCTTATAGGAATGGAATTGGCTTTAAGTTGCACCAAATCATTCCCAATCAACAATCTTGATCAAGACCTTAAACATGGTCTAAGCACACTTGAGGAGCATGTTAACCTAACCATTAAAAATGCTAAACACACCTTCCTAGGTGGTGGTGGTTCACTTACTGTTCCTGAATCCAATCCAAAAAACATAACACATTTTCTTCAATCCCTTCAAACCATTCCAACAACTCACAAAGAATTGCCCAtctttttcttcctattttgtGCCAAACTCCTTCACATGAAATCATCAACCGAAGGCCCAACTAATGCTGAAGCCCAGCCcactaagaaaaaagaaaattctccCGAAGGCAAAGATCAATGGGCTAATTGGGccataaaattaaaaagcacAAATCTTCTCCCGGCAGTTAAGTACTCTTTCGCTCTGGGTCTTTCGGTCTTCATGGGCTTATTATATAGCAAAGAAAGCGGGTTTTGGGCTGGGCTTCCGGTGGCTGTGAGCTACATTTCGGGTAGAGAACCTGCTTTTAGGGCCGCAAATGTTAAAGCCCAAGGGACGGTGATAGGAACTGTGTACGGTGTGTTGGGTTGTTTCGTGTTTAATAGGCTAGTGTCAATTAGATTCTTGTCTCTACTTCCATGGTTCATTTTCACAAGTTTTCTTCAACGAAGCCAAATGTATGGGCCTGCAGGTGGCATTTCAGCAGTGATTGGGGCCGTTTTAATTTTGGGCCGAAAAAATATAGGCCCACCAAGCGAGTTCGCAATAGAAAGAATCATCGAAACTTTCATTGGGCTTTCATGTTCTATTTTTGTGGATCTTCTTTTTTGGCCTAAAAGGGCTTCAACATGTGCCAAATTTGAACTCTCTCAATGTTTGTCCAATCTCTTTGATTCAATTGAGACATTGAGCCTAGTTGGTAAAACTGATTCTCAATTGGaagaaaatcaaagaaaattgaAGGTCCAAGTTAATGAGATGAAAAAATATGTTATAGAAGCTGAAGCTGAGCCCAATTTCTGGTTTGTACCATTTCATAGTGGTTGCTATAATAGGCTTTTGGGCTCATTGTCAAAGTTAGTGGATGTTTTGCATTTTGGTGCATGTGCATTAAAAACACTTCAACAAGAGTTTCAAAGAAGTGACAATTTTGTGAATGAGGAAGTGAATATGCTACAAAGTGAACTTGCTAATGTTAGGGAAATTATTTGCTCTTCCATCAAAGGTCTTGAAGAAATTTCCAAGATGAAATCATTCAAGTTTGTTGAGAAAGAGACtgaaaagaagaagaacatGTCTTGTGATGTTGAAATGGGAAAGTCGAGAGAGGACGGAACGTGGCTTTCGGGTTTAGGAGAAGATGGAATAAGAGAAATTATTGAAAATTTTCTTCATAGGTCAAGAGATGTTGTTGAGAAGTTGTATAGTGATGAAGGTGAAAAAGAACTTAAGAGTGAAGTTGTTTTGAGTTTGAGTGTTGTTGGGTTTTGCTTGAGTGTGTGTATGCATGGAACAATAGAGATTGAAGAGGCAATGAGGGAACTTGTTCAATGGGAGAATCCCTCTAGCAATGTTTAA